In Myxococcota bacterium, the genomic window CTCAACACACGCTCACCCATGCGAGAAGGAAGAACCTTCACATCGCTATGGCGAACCATCATTGCGTTTCGAATTCGAGCCAACAAATCACTAATCGGGTCTGTCATCATAATCTTAATTACTTCCTAAAGGGAACGCCCAAATGCTTGAGCAACGCCTTTCCTTGAGCATCTGTTTTCGCAGTTGTTACCAAGCTAATATTGAGGCCGCGGATCTTATCTACCTTATCGTAGTTAATTTCAGGAAACACAATATGCTCCTTCAATCCGACCGAACAATTACCTTGACCGTCAAACTTGCTGGAAAGACCTCTAAAGTCTCTCACGCGAGGCAGAGCGATGTTCACAAATCTATCCAAGAATTCCCACATGCGTTCACGTCTTAAAGTAACGGCAACACCAATTGGCAATCCTTGACGAAGTTTATAATTCGCAATGGATTTCT contains:
- the rplE gene encoding 50S ribosomal protein L5, whose protein sequence is MARLKTYYDKELVSVLMKELELKNVMEIPRLSKIVINMGLGEAVANPKAIDHGKDALEAITGQKVMITKAKKSIANYKLRQGLPIGVAVTLRRERMWEFLDRFVNIALPRVRDFRGLSSKFDGQGNCSVGLKEHIVFPEINYDKVDKIRGLNISLVTTAKTDAQGKALLKHLGVPFRK